From a single Xanthomonas hortorum pv. pelargonii genomic region:
- a CDS encoding type II toxin-antitoxin system RelE/ParE family toxin, with protein MGKKIAHAVEWTQFALEDLDAVIDYIAQDNPGRAYEFAAEIYDKTVVLEQYPELGRPGRPGLPAGVRELVVHQNYIVLYRVLASAGVVEILRVKHAAQQIP; from the coding sequence ATGGGCAAGAAAATTGCCCATGCTGTCGAATGGACGCAGTTCGCGCTTGAGGATTTAGACGCCGTAATCGACTACATCGCCCAGGACAATCCTGGGCGTGCTTACGAATTCGCGGCCGAGATCTACGACAAAACTGTTGTGCTTGAGCAGTACCCGGAGCTCGGTCGGCCTGGTCGACCTGGCCTGCCTGCAGGCGTGCGCGAGCTGGTCGTGCATCAGAATTACATCGTTCTTTACCGCGTGCTGGCCAGCGCCGGCGTCGTTGAAATCCTGCGCGTGAAGCATGCCGCGCAGCAGATACCGTGA
- the parC gene encoding ParC family partition-associated protein codes for MIAIEPKALQEAADAHLVRGAEIRAAEDGEGLVVIVDLGEDRRVVGLARNRGVRYFQSFDGAAALLLERGISKFAANTVGWTPRTQPKWMKHRGHNCEGLIAAASI; via the coding sequence GTGATCGCTATCGAGCCTAAAGCCCTGCAGGAAGCCGCCGACGCCCACCTAGTGCGCGGCGCGGAAATTCGTGCGGCCGAGGACGGAGAAGGTCTGGTGGTGATCGTCGATCTTGGCGAGGACAGGCGTGTGGTTGGCCTGGCTCGCAACCGGGGCGTCAGGTACTTCCAAAGCTTCGACGGCGCTGCTGCGTTGTTGCTGGAGCGCGGTATCTCGAAATTCGCTGCGAATACAGTGGGCTGGACACCGCGCACTCAACCGAAGTGGATGAAGCACAGAGGACATAACTGTGAAGGTTTAATCGCAGCTGCCTCGATCTGA
- a CDS encoding replication protein, with protein MGTKTQAQLALFSIDDEAQTYHDAGRTGFFSLLVDQRGEKRQSSHRLTDMPAVLGLIDKDRDTWMTQAEFMRPNRRVVNLLRIGLLFADIDTYRQPWAAGRTPEQLAAAVLFHCAEEGLPTPSLIVYSGRGLQAKWLMDGTIPRQALPRWNACQRYLIDRLAALGADPQAKDASRVLRLVDTVNTKSGNICRVVHVESGQDGHPIRYNFEYLAEALLPKARWTIEQQRQDRADRRERQQLRLLPGGKSDNLRGFSGRQLAWDRLEDLRTLATLRGGVREGERMQHLFWRLNFLLLSGATHSGQMYHEAAALAGELDAGWNYRSKELMTLYSKAKAYEAGEKVTLGDKEFAPLYTPKNDTLINLFQITSDEQAQLRTIIGADMARERDRKRHEAKRRAAGAVDRETYLDAAQAKRKQAQALKAEGLSVRVIAQRMGVSVGAVAGYLKAPQERSRSVRITADQSSIGAGIAGTADIAQHDVQSPSVLLMAKPRGRDLRA; from the coding sequence ATGGGCACGAAAACACAAGCGCAGCTCGCGCTATTCAGCATCGATGATGAGGCGCAAACCTATCACGACGCTGGCCGAACCGGCTTCTTCTCGCTGCTGGTCGACCAGCGCGGTGAAAAGCGCCAGTCGTCCCATAGGCTGACCGACATGCCGGCAGTGCTCGGCTTGATCGACAAGGACCGCGACACCTGGATGACGCAGGCAGAGTTCATGCGGCCCAACCGGCGCGTGGTCAATCTGCTGCGCATCGGCCTCCTGTTCGCCGATATCGACACTTACCGTCAGCCGTGGGCAGCGGGACGCACGCCCGAGCAACTGGCCGCGGCCGTCCTCTTTCATTGCGCAGAGGAAGGCCTGCCGACCCCCTCACTTATCGTTTACAGCGGCCGAGGCCTGCAGGCGAAATGGCTGATGGACGGGACGATTCCACGGCAGGCCCTGCCGCGCTGGAACGCTTGTCAGCGTTACCTAATCGACCGACTGGCCGCGCTTGGCGCAGATCCGCAAGCCAAGGATGCTTCGCGTGTGCTGCGCCTGGTCGACACCGTAAATACCAAGAGCGGCAACATCTGCCGTGTTGTCCACGTCGAATCTGGCCAGGATGGCCATCCGATCCGCTACAACTTCGAGTACCTAGCAGAAGCACTGCTGCCGAAAGCCAGATGGACCATCGAGCAACAACGCCAGGACCGTGCCGATCGCCGCGAACGCCAGCAGCTCAGGCTGCTGCCAGGCGGCAAGTCGGACAATCTGCGCGGCTTCTCCGGGCGGCAGCTTGCTTGGGACCGCCTCGAGGATCTGCGCACGCTGGCCACGCTGCGCGGCGGGGTGCGCGAGGGTGAGCGGATGCAGCACCTGTTCTGGCGGCTGAACTTTCTGCTGCTATCGGGCGCAACACACAGTGGCCAGATGTATCACGAAGCCGCCGCGCTCGCCGGCGAGCTGGACGCGGGATGGAACTACCGCAGCAAAGAGCTGATGACGCTCTACAGCAAGGCCAAAGCCTACGAAGCCGGGGAAAAGGTCACATTGGGCGATAAAGAATTCGCCCCGCTCTACACCCCGAAAAACGACACCCTCATCAACCTCTTTCAGATCACCTCTGACGAACAGGCGCAGCTGCGCACCATCATTGGTGCAGACATGGCCAGGGAACGCGATCGGAAGCGCCATGAGGCCAAGCGGCGCGCAGCTGGCGCGGTAGATCGCGAAACCTACCTGGATGCGGCCCAGGCCAAGCGGAAGCAGGCTCAGGCGCTGAAGGCGGAAGGCTTATCTGTTCGCGTTATTGCTCAGCGTATGGGCGTATCTGTCGGCGCCGTTGCGGGCTATCTGAAAGCACCCCAAGAGCGTTCAAGGTCCGTCCGTATTACAGCTGACCAATCCAGCATCGGCGCCGGTATCGCCGGCACTGCTGATATCGCTCAGCATGATGTTCAAAGTCCGTCCGTATTACTAATGGCGAAGCCTCGCGGCCGGGATTTGCGCGCATGA
- a CDS encoding DNA-binding protein: MAITKDQIWKIADQLDADGVKPTLSAVRKKLGSGSYTTIQDAMSEWKQRKLQKTQPVVEPPPPDVVEAVGVLAAEIWTVARTAAERALAGDREKLAEEFTALQEQVRESLEVADQLNEEAELLRQQVADGEAAKVERDQITAEHQTFKIRTAQEINRASEKAAAKDSEAIEARKSERIALEQAARLQGQVEALETQLAQLTAAIGSRVAGSKA, from the coding sequence GTGGCCATCACCAAGGATCAAATCTGGAAAATTGCCGACCAGCTCGACGCCGATGGCGTGAAGCCCACCCTCAGCGCGGTTCGTAAGAAGCTTGGCAGCGGCAGTTACACCACCATCCAGGACGCAATGAGCGAGTGGAAGCAACGAAAGCTGCAGAAGACGCAGCCTGTTGTTGAGCCCCCGCCCCCGGATGTTGTTGAGGCTGTTGGCGTGCTTGCTGCGGAAATTTGGACCGTTGCTCGAACTGCGGCCGAACGTGCCTTGGCCGGCGATCGGGAGAAGCTGGCCGAGGAATTCACCGCCCTGCAGGAGCAGGTAAGGGAATCGCTCGAAGTCGCGGACCAGTTGAACGAGGAAGCCGAGCTCTTGCGGCAACAGGTGGCCGATGGCGAGGCCGCGAAGGTAGAGCGGGATCAGATCACGGCAGAACACCAGACGTTCAAGATCCGCACCGCCCAAGAGATCAACCGTGCTTCTGAGAAAGCGGCTGCCAAGGACAGCGAGGCGATTGAGGCGCGCAAGAGTGAACGCATCGCCTTGGAGCAAGCCGCACGTTTGCAGGGCCAGGTGGAGGCGTTGGAAACGCAGCTGGCTCAACTGACGGCAGCCATCGGTAGCCGGGTCGCCGGCTCGAAGGCCTGA
- a CDS encoding restriction endonuclease: protein MSWSQLFALFVALAILAALAVAGALRPKARERRHRRRQDQARRVLAKINTIPLMPQRLAYLRKIDPLTFEELLLETFERRGYRVERNTHYTGDGGVDGAVYLNGTRYLLQAKRYRKHINRAHILEFAELLEARGSRGIFIHTGRTGAGARELAAANPHLTIISGQRLLDFLNSGRLDRECQCTRS, encoded by the coding sequence ATGTCCTGGTCGCAACTATTTGCTCTTTTCGTTGCGTTGGCGATTCTCGCTGCGCTGGCTGTTGCCGGCGCCCTGCGGCCGAAGGCACGCGAGCGGCGTCATCGTCGCCGCCAGGATCAGGCGAGGCGGGTCTTGGCCAAGATCAACACGATCCCGCTGATGCCGCAGCGTCTGGCCTACCTGCGAAAGATTGATCCCCTCACCTTTGAGGAACTGCTGCTGGAGACCTTCGAGCGGCGCGGCTACCGCGTCGAGCGAAATACGCATTACACCGGGGACGGTGGCGTCGACGGTGCGGTGTACCTCAACGGCACGCGGTATCTCCTGCAGGCCAAGCGTTACCGCAAGCACATCAACCGCGCGCATATCCTCGAGTTCGCCGAGCTGCTGGAAGCCCGCGGAAGCCGTGGGATCTTCATTCACACCGGCCGCACCGGCGCCGGCGCCCGCGAGCTGGCCGCCGCCAATCCGCACCTCACCATCATCAGCGGCCAACGGCTGCTGGACTTTCTCAACTCGGGCCGTCTCGATCGGGAATGCCAATGCACACGATCTTGA
- a CDS encoding ParB/RepB/Spo0J family partition protein produces MSTIDFMETHVPFNRLTQSPKNVRRTGRDTPEYKAGIEALAASILTQGLLQNLIVHPVAEGVFGVAAGQRRHDAIHLLVKTGKIDPDWAVRVTVVDEDNATAISLAENIQRENMLPADEFDAFQLLTVEGWTIDRIADAFGVTPLVVERRLKLAKAAPELIERFRAGELSTDQMIALCATDDHAVQVEVWNGMGSRSYANAPADLRRAVLAKDVQADRDPRVAFIGGITAYKAAGGEVRRDLFTGDGQGAILTNPVLLDQLVATKLEDEAEKLRAEGWGWVEVWTEYDYTAMGRLGTVQPSALTLSDDIQAQLHSLETERSTLTDEQEAMHRTAENDDSEFTDEQWKRDSEIDERIEAINDAISKIEDDHASFAPEVMQAAGAVVIFNRGALQIERGRVRAADRKQLEQATGSSAAVSGGRETEPAGRKVDAVSDALRRSLLGHRNLAAQIEVAKRPDVAKVLMAVWAVQHILSRVGGGLRGTRAPTDLAITETCYGCGRVMPITDETGTAKAKAFAEECIALAKTLPDASEKQWDALAAMSGEELDKIIAYGVALSVSLTDDHKGLTGKLLDALNFDMSAHFEATADTYLGRVSKPLIVDALREAGKINGPTDKDALLAMKKGTLASEAQSRLAGSGWVPKGIRTPKAKAAPDAKKRATPKATTPKAAKATKAAPKSKSRKAKAESAAALAA; encoded by the coding sequence ATGTCCACCATCGATTTCATGGAAACCCATGTGCCGTTCAACCGGCTCACTCAATCCCCCAAGAACGTGCGCCGCACCGGTCGCGATACCCCCGAATACAAGGCAGGCATTGAAGCGTTGGCGGCCTCGATCCTCACTCAAGGTCTGTTGCAAAACCTCATCGTTCACCCGGTCGCCGAAGGCGTGTTCGGTGTAGCCGCCGGCCAGCGCCGACATGACGCCATCCACTTGCTGGTCAAAACCGGCAAGATCGATCCGGATTGGGCCGTGCGCGTGACTGTCGTAGACGAGGACAACGCGACCGCCATCAGCCTTGCTGAGAACATCCAGCGCGAAAACATGCTGCCTGCTGACGAGTTCGACGCCTTCCAGCTGTTGACCGTCGAGGGCTGGACCATCGACCGCATCGCAGATGCCTTTGGTGTGACGCCTCTGGTCGTAGAGCGCCGGTTGAAGTTGGCTAAGGCAGCGCCGGAGTTGATCGAGCGATTCCGTGCTGGCGAGCTATCCACAGATCAGATGATTGCCTTGTGCGCGACCGACGATCATGCGGTGCAGGTCGAGGTGTGGAATGGCATGGGATCGCGTAGCTATGCCAACGCACCTGCCGACCTGCGCCGCGCCGTGCTGGCGAAGGACGTACAGGCCGACCGCGATCCGCGTGTGGCTTTCATTGGTGGCATCACGGCCTACAAGGCCGCAGGCGGCGAGGTGCGCCGCGACCTGTTCACGGGCGACGGACAAGGCGCGATCCTGACCAATCCGGTGCTGCTCGATCAGCTGGTAGCTACCAAGCTGGAAGACGAAGCCGAGAAGCTACGGGCCGAGGGCTGGGGCTGGGTCGAGGTGTGGACCGAATACGACTACACCGCGATGGGCCGGCTAGGCACCGTCCAGCCAAGTGCACTCACGCTGTCGGACGACATACAGGCCCAATTGCATAGCTTGGAAACCGAGCGTTCCACGTTGACCGATGAGCAGGAGGCAATGCATCGCACTGCCGAAAACGACGATAGCGAATTCACCGATGAGCAGTGGAAGCGCGATAGCGAAATCGATGAACGCATCGAAGCTATCAACGACGCCATTTCCAAGATCGAGGACGATCACGCTTCCTTTGCGCCGGAGGTGATGCAGGCGGCGGGTGCCGTGGTGATTTTCAACCGTGGCGCATTGCAGATCGAGCGTGGCCGCGTTCGCGCCGCCGACCGCAAGCAGTTGGAGCAAGCGACTGGCAGCAGCGCTGCTGTGTCCGGTGGACGCGAAACCGAACCGGCAGGCCGCAAAGTTGATGCGGTATCCGACGCGCTGCGCCGCTCACTGCTGGGCCATCGCAACTTGGCCGCACAGATCGAGGTCGCCAAGCGTCCAGACGTTGCCAAAGTGCTGATGGCAGTGTGGGCGGTCCAGCACATCCTGAGCCGCGTCGGTGGTGGCCTTCGTGGCACCCGCGCCCCGACCGACCTTGCCATCACGGAAACCTGCTACGGCTGCGGGCGTGTCATGCCGATCACCGATGAAACCGGTACGGCCAAGGCCAAAGCGTTTGCAGAGGAATGCATCGCTCTCGCAAAGACGCTGCCCGATGCTTCGGAAAAGCAGTGGGACGCGCTGGCCGCGATGAGCGGCGAGGAACTGGACAAGATCATCGCCTACGGCGTTGCCCTGTCCGTCTCGCTCACCGACGACCACAAGGGCCTCACCGGCAAGCTGCTGGACGCGCTCAACTTCGACATGTCCGCGCATTTCGAGGCCACCGCCGATACCTATCTTGGCCGCGTGTCCAAGCCGCTGATCGTGGACGCACTGCGCGAGGCGGGAAAGATTAACGGCCCGACCGACAAGGACGCGCTGCTGGCGATGAAGAAGGGCACGCTTGCCAGCGAGGCGCAATCACGCCTCGCTGGCTCGGGCTGGGTGCCGAAGGGCATTCGCACGCCTAAGGCGAAGGCTGCGCCCGATGCGAAGAAGCGAGCCACGCCGAAGGCCACCACACCGAAGGCCGCAAAGGCCACGAAGGCCGCGCCGAAGTCAAAGAGCCGCAAGGCCAAGGCCGAAAGCGCAGCGGCACTCGCTGCGTGA
- a CDS encoding N-6 DNA methylase yields the protein MALAISNAVDFAQSEAREARYLEIVRRYDQDVIDAFPKVLAEVTMALEAGPCDVLGAVFGALELHNTARGQFFTPFEVCRMMAGMQIGDGAEARAIIERQGFVTACEPACGAGGLIIALAEAMQNAGINYQRHLHVTAVDVDARAAHMAYVQFSLLHIPAVVIVGNALTLEEREHWFTPAHVMGGWNTRLAARERREVAASPAIAVPTCEEGGGVAAPAVPSSARREQRPAHPTGQLTLF from the coding sequence ATGGCATTGGCTATTAGCAACGCGGTGGACTTTGCCCAAAGCGAGGCCCGCGAAGCCCGTTACCTCGAAATTGTCAGACGCTACGACCAGGACGTGATCGACGCGTTTCCCAAGGTACTCGCCGAAGTGACGATGGCCTTGGAGGCGGGACCCTGCGACGTGCTCGGCGCGGTCTTTGGCGCGCTGGAATTGCACAACACTGCGCGAGGGCAGTTTTTCACGCCGTTTGAGGTGTGCCGGATGATGGCCGGCATGCAGATCGGCGACGGCGCCGAGGCCCGCGCGATCATCGAGCGCCAAGGCTTCGTCACGGCCTGCGAGCCCGCCTGCGGTGCAGGCGGGCTCATCATCGCGCTCGCCGAGGCGATGCAGAACGCCGGCATCAACTACCAACGGCATCTGCACGTCACGGCGGTGGACGTTGACGCGCGTGCCGCGCACATGGCCTACGTGCAGTTTTCCCTGCTGCACATCCCCGCTGTCGTCATCGTCGGCAATGCGCTCACCTTGGAGGAGCGCGAACATTGGTTCACGCCCGCACACGTCATGGGCGGCTGGAATACGCGGCTTGCCGCGCGGGAACGTCGCGAGGTTGCCGCCTCGCCGGCTATTGCTGTTCCCACCTGCGAGGAAGGCGGCGGAGTTGCCGCGCCCGCCGTGCCATCGAGCGCCCGCCGCGAGCAGCGGCCCGCTCACCCGACCGGGCAACTCACGCTGTTTTAG
- a CDS encoding DUF932 domain-containing protein, with amino-acid sequence MLASRFGRKSHGIRSAQPLTNDEIARFAPSIFANEAHESRSQRYTYIPTIDVLDGLRKEGFSPFMVVQTRTRNPDKREHTKHMIRMRHANQIQAGEANEIILLNSHDGSSSYQMLAGVFRFVCQNGMVVGDTVGDIRVPHKGDVVSQVIEGAYQVVDSFAAADEQREGMQSLTLAEGEQTAFARAALALRYDDDTAPAPITEHQLLTPKRWEDRKPDLWTTFNRVQENMVRGGLRGRNAKGRPTTTRPVNGIDQSIKLNRALWVLAAEMRRLHH; translated from the coding sequence ATGCTCGCCAGTCGTTTCGGCCGTAAATCCCACGGCATCCGCTCCGCCCAACCGCTGACCAATGACGAGATCGCTCGCTTCGCGCCTTCGATCTTCGCCAACGAGGCACACGAAAGCCGCTCGCAGCGCTACACCTACATTCCAACCATCGACGTGCTCGATGGTCTGCGCAAGGAAGGGTTTTCGCCGTTCATGGTCGTGCAGACCCGCACCCGCAACCCCGACAAGCGGGAGCACACCAAGCACATGATCCGCATGCGCCACGCCAACCAGATCCAGGCCGGCGAGGCGAACGAAATCATCCTGCTCAACAGCCATGACGGCAGCTCTTCCTACCAGATGCTGGCCGGGGTTTTCCGCTTCGTGTGCCAGAACGGCATGGTCGTCGGCGATACGGTCGGCGACATCCGTGTGCCCCACAAGGGCGATGTCGTCAGCCAGGTCATCGAAGGTGCCTACCAGGTGGTGGACAGCTTTGCGGCCGCCGACGAGCAGCGCGAGGGTATGCAGAGCCTGACGCTGGCAGAAGGCGAGCAGACCGCATTCGCGCGTGCTGCCCTTGCACTGCGCTACGACGACGACACCGCCCCTGCCCCGATCACCGAACACCAGCTGCTAACCCCGAAGCGCTGGGAGGATCGCAAGCCGGACCTGTGGACGACGTTCAACCGCGTGCAGGAAAACATGGTGCGCGGCGGCTTGCGCGGTCGCAACGCCAAGGGTCGGCCCACCACCACCCGCCCCGTCAACGGCATCGACCAGAGCATTAAGCTCAACCGTGCGCTGTGGGTGCTAGCCGCAGAAATGCGTCGACTGCACCACTAA
- a CDS encoding DUF2688 domain-containing protein: MSKIITDVIETQCRRCGTPLRTLRHSPLGLDDLKQRLGSICTECVTAEERAEIAQAQIGALHLAAAIRRLQEE, from the coding sequence ATGAGCAAGATCATCACCGACGTTATCGAAACTCAGTGCCGGCGTTGCGGTACGCCATTGCGAACCCTTCGTCATAGCCCGCTCGGTTTGGACGATCTGAAACAGCGGCTCGGCAGCATCTGCACAGAATGCGTGACCGCAGAGGAACGCGCCGAGATCGCGCAGGCGCAAATCGGTGCGTTGCATCTGGCCGCTGCCATCCGCCGTCTGCAGGAGGAATGA
- a CDS encoding TrfB-related DNA-binding protein → MQKVPMTAAEFEVIQPRLGRLTVDTVQIARRVLVDGKSQAEAAEENGLSRQRVSQMVQRVMAAANEFPPDWERVDEWMPPELAKQVRALAAEARTITQEKNHA, encoded by the coding sequence ATGCAGAAAGTGCCCATGACCGCCGCGGAATTTGAAGTCATCCAGCCACGGTTAGGAAGGCTTACTGTCGACACCGTCCAGATCGCCCGACGCGTGCTTGTCGACGGAAAGTCACAGGCAGAAGCGGCCGAGGAAAATGGCCTCAGCCGCCAGCGCGTCAGCCAGATGGTTCAACGGGTCATGGCCGCTGCGAACGAGTTTCCGCCCGACTGGGAACGCGTCGATGAGTGGATGCCACCGGAGTTGGCCAAACAAGTGCGCGCCCTTGCAGCCGAAGCCCGCACGATCACACAGGAGAAAAATCATGCTTGA
- a CDS encoding antitoxin VbhA family protein, producing the protein MLDAHEIEDRRRAVANAIASQRLEGLEVDAQTRAELDQVALGELEPADVIASIRRRLVAGNE; encoded by the coding sequence ATGCTTGACGCACACGAAATCGAAGATCGCCGCCGCGCTGTGGCCAACGCGATCGCATCCCAGCGGCTCGAAGGTCTTGAGGTCGATGCCCAGACCCGGGCAGAGCTCGACCAGGTGGCACTCGGCGAGCTTGAGCCGGCAGACGTGATCGCGAGCATCCGCCGACGCCTTGTCGCTGGCAACGAATAG
- a CDS encoding Fic/DOC family protein, giving the protein MYPWAGEIRSVVIEKGETRFAMPEHIEGAGAQLFRQLAREQNLRSLGADDFASRAGHYLGEINALHPFREGNGRAQRASSVSSPATPAIPLPGIVSAGTT; this is encoded by the coding sequence GTGTATCCCTGGGCCGGGGAAATTCGGTCCGTCGTTATTGAGAAGGGCGAAACGCGCTTTGCCATGCCCGAACACATCGAGGGCGCCGGCGCGCAGCTGTTTCGCCAGCTGGCCCGGGAACAGAACTTGCGAAGCCTAGGAGCCGACGACTTCGCCAGCCGGGCAGGGCACTATCTCGGCGAAATCAACGCCCTGCATCCATTCCGCGAAGGCAACGGCCGCGCGCAGCGCGCTTCATCGGTCAGCTCGCCAGCGACGCCGGCTATTCCATTGCCTGGGATCGTGTCAGCCGGGACGACATGA
- a CDS encoding KfrB domain-containing protein, whose product MTRASIEAYHSTPDRLSQLIRDNLTDRDHARAVELGRSLAGAGASVGYAELGQTYTGRVLGATERYVVQERADLPGELVLHNRYRVVGDLEAQRGQAVEIRYPQGDVALVMPAKAHDGPAKEKASPDKGSDFGRDFGR is encoded by the coding sequence ATGACCCGCGCCTCGATCGAGGCTTATCACAGCACACCTGACCGGCTTTCCCAGCTGATCCGCGACAACCTCACCGATCGCGACCACGCACGCGCGGTGGAACTTGGCCGCTCGCTCGCCGGCGCTGGCGCCAGCGTTGGCTATGCCGAGCTCGGGCAGACCTACACCGGGCGCGTGCTGGGGGCGACCGAGCGCTATGTGGTGCAAGAGCGCGCGGACCTGCCGGGCGAACTGGTCTTGCACAATCGCTACCGTGTTGTGGGCGACCTTGAGGCCCAGCGCGGCCAGGCCGTCGAGATTCGATATCCGCAAGGTGACGTCGCGCTGGTCATGCCTGCCAAGGCGCATGACGGACCAGCCAAGGAAAAAGCCAGCCCGGATAAGGGCAGCGACTTCGGCCGAGACTTCGGTCGGTAG